The nucleotide window ATCCGCTCGATTGTCCGCAATTCACCACTTTTTCTGTCCATTTTTAACGACAAATGTCACTCGCAAAAGTAACCAGCGGCTAGTGACCAGTGACTTGACGCTCGAGCTGTTTTTGAAGGGCCTCAACCTCTTTTTGCAATTGACGTTGGCGGGAGCTGAGCGAAAAGAGATAAACGAAAAGCACCAGCCAGATTGCAATGTATGCGGCCATAAGATAATTCATGCTTGTTTCTCCATGAGTTTTTCGCGTGCCACCTGTACCCTCTCGCGCAGAGACTCCAGATTCATTCTCATTCGAAGAAGGACAAAATAAAGCAACAACATGACACCAAAACAAACGAGCACTGCTGTCCACATTCTGGGGTCAAGATTTACCTTTTCAGGCGTGATGACCTTCGGATGGATCGTTCTCCACCAGTGAATCGACATCC belongs to bacterium and includes:
- a CDS encoding CcmD family protein, encoding MNYLMAAYIAIWLVLFVYLFSLSSRQRQLQKEVEALQKQLERQVTGH